In Caloenas nicobarica isolate bCalNic1 chromosome 5, bCalNic1.hap1, whole genome shotgun sequence, a single genomic region encodes these proteins:
- the OVCH2 gene encoding ovochymase-2: protein MRTAPRELQLLLMGIVCVTECHAAPSALQKDFKCGLNVQETKPWSYFNLFTRIVGGNQVKQGSHPWQVSLKRRQKHFCGGTIVSAQWVVTAAHCILDRNGLQYMNVTAGDHDLRIRENSEQTLPVKYVIKHPNFDPRRPMNYDIALLKLDGAFNFSSSVLPACLPDPGEKFEAGYICTACGWGRLYENGILPQVLHEVNLPILTSEECSRALSTLKKPIHGDTIMCAGFPDGGKDACQGDSGGPLLCQRKHGAWTLAGVVSWGMGCARGWKSNEKKKHYARGSPGIFTDLSAVLSWIQENMSADLKMKSSTAFCSVQDGKLPDSEGQLNFPGSPKQFYQNHQLCVWTLFVPEGNYILLRFSHFDIESETFCDYDSLSVYSKGDRLVGKFCGGGLPLPILIGSNSVRLKFVSDNKDYGTGFSMTYRALTPDILPDSGCESLAVLFEEGMLQSMHYPEHYSNMADCQWIICAPENHVIKLTYQSFEVEESEDCSYDAVTVYEDVGKEEEIAKSCGFALPAPVLSSSAMMLVVFHSDETETFGGFRAMISFIHVADLDTFDSTSEEFEDMDMTEEETQVTTDDICGMPSNQPRFIFSRIIGGEEAVPYSWPWQVSVQISDQHICGGAVLAKEWVVTAAHCFNSKEVYRDLWMVVTGIHDLTDQEYRQKRSVKQYIIHPSFNKTTMDSDIALLQLVKPLEFNHYVRPVCLPAREEVVQPSSVCVVTGWGAHEGDRGKGKKLHQLEAPILVLDMCQSYYINLPSKVTQRMICAGFPLEEGKDSCTGDSGGPLVCPSEDNSGFYTLRGITSWGLGCGRKNYPGVYTNVGAFVDWIKQSVNSSDIPIFMV, encoded by the exons ATGCGCACCGCCCCCCGTGAGCTGCAGTTACTCCTGATGGGGATAGTTTGTGTTACAGAGTGCCATGCTGCACCGTCTGCTCTTCAGAAAG ATTTTAAGTGTGGGCTGAACGTTCAAGAGACAAAACCATGGAGTTACTTTAACCTTTTCACTCGGATTGTTGGGGGAAACCAGGTGAAACAAGGCTCACATCCATGGCAG GTTTCCTTGAAACGAAggcaaaagcatttctgtggGGGCACCATTGTTTCTGCTCAGTGGGTGGTCACGGCAGCTCACTGCATCTTAGACAG GAATGGACTCCAGTATATGAATGTCACTGCAGGAGACCATGATTTGAGGATCAGGGAGAATAGTGAGCAGACACTCCCTGTTAAATATGTCATTAAGCATCCAAACTTTGACCCTAGAAGGCCAATGAACTATGACATTGCCCTCCTGAAGCTGGATGGAGCCTTCAACTTCA GTTCTTCAGTTTTGCCAGCATGTCTTCCTGATCCGGGTGAAAAGTTTGAAGCAGGATACATCTGCACTGCTTGTGGTTGGGGCCGTTTATATGAGA atggAATATTGCCTCAGGTCTTACATGAAGTCAATCTACCAATCCTAACCAGTGAGGAGTGTTCGAGAGCATTATCAACTTTAAAGAAACCCATCCATGGTGACACTATAATGTGTGCTGGGTTTCCAGATGGAGGAAAAGACGCCTGCCAG GGAGACTCAGGAGGCCCTCTTCTGTGCCAACGTAAGCATGGTGCCTGGACCCTGGCTGGGGTGGTCTCCTGGGGGATGGGATGTGCTCGTGGCTGGAAAAGTAATGAGAAGAAGAAACATTACGCCAGAGGATCTCCCGGAATATTCACAGACCTCAGTGCGGTGCTTTCCTGGATTCAAGAGAACATGAGTGCTG atctgaaaatgaaaagctccACAG CATTTTGTAGCGTTCAGGATGGCAAACTCCCTGACAGTGAAGGACAATTAAATTTTCCTGGAAGTCCCAAACAGTTCTATCAAAACCACCA ATTGTGCGTATGGACTCTATTTGTACCAGAAGGGAATTATATATTGCTTCGTTTTTCCCACTTTGATATAGAGTCAGAAACATTTTGTGACTATGATTCTTTATCAGTCTATTCAAAAGGCGACAGACTTGTTG GGAAATTCTGTGGAGGAGGTCTTCCTTTACCTATTTTGATTGGCTCCAATAGTGTAAGGCTGAAATTTGTTTCTGACAACAAGGATTATGGAACTGGTTTTTCCATGACCTACAGAGCTCTTACACCAGATATTCTTCCTG ATTCTGGCTGTGAGTCCTTAGCTGTCCTTTTTGAAGAAGGAATGTTGCAAAGTATGCACTATCCAGAGCACTACAGCAACATGGCAGACTGTCAATGGATTATTTGTGCACCAGAGAACCATGTAATCAAG cttacaTACCAGTCTTTTGAAGTAGAAGAGAGTGAAGATTGCTCTTATGATGCTGTGACTGTATATGAAGATgtgggaaaagaggaggaaattg CTAAGTCTTGTGGATTTGCCCTACCAGCACCTGTTCTAAGCTCCTCTGCTATGATGCTGGTTGTCTTTCACTCTGATGAGACAGAGACCTTTGGTGGATTCAGAGCCATGATCTCTTTTATTCATGTAGCAG atTTAGATACTTTTGATTCAACTAGTGAAGAATTTGAAGACATGGATATGACTGAAGAAGAAACACAAGTTACAACAG atgATATTTGTGGAATGCCTTCAAATCAGCCAAGGTTCATCTTCAGTAGGATAATTGGAGGTGAAGAAGCTGTACCGTACTCATGGCCTTGGCAGGTCAGTGTACAAATTTCAGATCAGCATATCTGTGGAGGAGCAGTTCTTGCCAAAGAATGGGTTGTCACAGCTGCTCACTGCTTTAATTCTAA agaagTATACAGAGACTTATGGATGGTGGTAACAGGAATTCATGATCTCACAGACCAAGAATACAGACAG AAAAGGTCAGTGAAACAGTATATCATACATCCAAGTTTTAACAAGACTACTATGGACTCTGATATTGCCTTACTGCAACTGGTCAAGCCCTTAGAATTCAACCACTACGTGCGCCCGGTGTGCCTCCCTGCCAGGGAGGAGGTGGTTCAGCCCTCGAGCGTGTGCGTGGTCACAGGATGGGGTGCACATGAAGGAG acagaggaaaggggaaaaaattgcaTCAGCTGGAAGCACCCATCCTAGTGCTTGACATGTGTCAGAGCTATTACATAAATCTTCCCAGTAAAGTGACCCAGAGGATGATCTGTGCTGGATTCCCTCTGGAAGAAGGCAAGGACTCCTGCACA GGTGATTCTGGTGGCCCATTAGTTTGTCCTTCAGAAGATAACTCGGGATTTTACACCCTTCGTGGAATCACAAGCTGGGGCTTGGGATGCGGAAGGAAGAACTACCCAGGAGTATACACAAATGTTGGTGCTTTTGTTGACTGGATCAAGCAGAGTGTTAATAGTAGTG ATATCCCCATTTTCATGGTGTGA